The genomic segment ACGCGACTACGTTGAAGCAAACCGAACTACCCAACCCCGCTGGCCCGGCGAACACCGCCATCCTTCGCCGACAGGGATGCCAGCCGACGCGCGGCCGGGCTCCGGACGCCAGCCACCGTCGCGGTAGACCACCGCGGACCAGACGAGCGGGCGCCGGGTCAACACAACGGAGTACGGGCGTGAGGGCTGCCCACCTCGTCGGGTGGACGGCCCTTACTCCCGCAACGGCAGTGCTGATCACTCGGCAGGCGGGCTGCCCAGGATCGCCTCCTCCATGATCTCGGCGGCACGACGCTCCGACTCCGGCAGGACGTGCGTGTACACCTCGTCGGTCATCGTCGCCCGCGCATGCCCCAGCCGCTTCTGCATCGCGTGCCGGGGCACCCCGTGATCAGCCCCGACGGTCGCGGAGGTGTGCCGCCCGTCGTGCAGCACGATGACCGGCACACCGGCCGCCAGGCACAGCGCCCGGAACCGGTCGGTGAAGTACTTCGGGTGGTAGGGCGTCCCGTCCTCCTTGCAGAAGACGTACCCGAGCTCCTGGTAGGCGACGCCGGCCGCCGCGATCTCCTTGCCCTGCTGGTCCGAATGGTCCGACAGCACCCTGGCCAGCGCCGTACCCACGAAGATGGAACGCTTGCTCTTGCCCTTCGGCTCCTTCTCGACGATGCCGCCCGCGACCTCGCCGCTGGCCACGGCGCGCTGCCAGTGGATGTGGATCAGCCTCTTGTCCAGGTCGACCTTCGGCCACTTCAACCCGGCGATCTCCCCCCGGCGCATGCCGCACACGACGACCAGCACCCAGGCCGCGTAGAGCCGGTCGCCGGCGGCGTGGGCGAGGAAGGTGGCGCACTGCGCCGCTGTCCACACCCCTTTGCGGCCGTGTGTCTCGCGGTCGGCCGGCCGCGGCTGACGGACCCCCTCGACGGCGACCCCCAGATCCTTGAGTGCCTTCATCAGCGTGCGGTGGACGTGCCGGACGGTCTCGGCGGAAAGCCCTTCGCCCTTCCTGCCGCCCCGCTTGAGCAGCGTGCGGTACAGGTCGTTGATCGCCCGCTTGTCCAGGTCGTAGAGCTGCCGGGCGCCGAGGTACGGGATGACGTACTTCATGACCGCGTGGCGGTAGTTGGCCAGGGTCGTCAGCGCGACGTCGAGCTCGCGCTCCTCCAGCCACTTGAGGAGCTCGGCGGCCACCGTCCCGTCGGCTGCCAGCTCCGCCTGGCCGAACTGTTTGCGGGCCAGTTCCTCGGCCCGCTTCGCCAGCGTCTCCGACGAAAAGCCCCGGCACCACTTCTGCCTGCGCTTCCGGTCATCGCCACGGGGCAGGTCGAGGACGTAGTACCAGGTCTTCCGCTTGGGGTCACGATGAACGGTCATGACCGGGCCCGCTCACGCTGAGGCTCGGGCTGGGAACGACGGCATGCGCTGACGGCTAGAGTCTTTCATGGGTTGGACCTCCTGCGTCCGATCAAGGCCCCGGCCACGTGGTGGAGCACGTGACCGGGGCCGCCCTGAAACTGCAGGCGCGCACCATCCGCAGACGGCGATCCCGCCGTCTGCCATCGTGACGAACCTGAGTTGCCGGAAGCGCTACCCCCGACGGATCAGCCGAGACCGATCTCGGTCGCCGAGCGCTTCAGATCTGATCTATCCCGTGACCGGTGCCGGCACGACAGGCAGATTGCCATCGGCCCTCCCCGTGCTAACACCTGAACGCGATGAGACTCAGCGTATCGGATCTCTGTTAGCACGATGGTTAGCACAAGATCATGGCCCACCGATCTGCATCGATGGGCCATCGCCTCTGACCTGCTAAAACAAGGGTGGAGCCGAGGGGACTCGAACCCCTGACCCCCACACTGCCAGTGTGGTGCGCTACCAGCTGCGCCACGGCCCCCTGGTTGTCACCCGGTCTCCCGGGCACCCGCGCAATAGTACACACCCCGGCGGGAGGCGCATGGCAGGGGTCAGTTCAGCGTCGCGTCGGGCGGGAGGTGCGCCACCGCGGCCATTACCCCGCCCGGCCGGCGCGGCACCATCGGCTAGAGATCATCCGGACTCGGCCAACGCCGCGCCGCCCCCGGTGGCCCCACTGGACTAGACGAAAACCGTTGTCATAATCAACATCAAAGAGAGCAGTACGCCTGTCGTGGCGGGTCGATCACCGTGAGTCGTCGTCTTCGGTTCTACTTCCGGCGAGCCCGAGCGGTGGCGCGGGCGTTGGCCTTCTCGATCGCCCGTACCTCGTCGTCCTTGTTCAGGTTCTCCGGCTGATCAACGCCGACCCGGCGGGCGACGTCGTCGAGGTGTGCCTTGCTGGCGTTGGCGTCGACTCCCTGGGCGGTGTCGCGCTGTCCCCGCGCGGACTCTGGCGTGCCCTGCTCGGCCTGCGGATCTGAAGGTCCCTTGTGCTCCTTGGGCTCCCAGTGGTCCCCGATCTTCTCATGGGTGTGCTTCAGCGAGGCGTACGCGGTGCGGTGTGCCCGCTCGCCGTCGCCGTAGGACTCCTCGGCCGACTCGAGCGTCTTCTTGTAGGTCCGGACCGCCTTGTCGTCCGAACGCGCGATTGTCGACGGCACATCGTCGCGCATCTCCTCGGCCTGCTCGTGCTTGTCGGACATGGCCGACTCCTCTCCCTGGTGGTGACGGTGCGGTGGATACCGCGCCGGAACCGGTGAATTGCTGTCCGATTTCCCTATGGGCATGCCCGGCGTGTGGAGAGGGAAACACGCCACGAGCCGGAGGCGGCCCCGAGGACCGGCCGCGACGGGCTCGGCCGAGCCCGGTTACCGCCCCTCGTCGCGGACGTCGGAGAGGGTGCTGCCGTCGCCGAGTTGACTTCGGGTGATGACGCTGAGGCTGCCGTCCGTTTCCAGGACCACGGCCGCCAGGTCGCCGAGGTCGCCGGCGCCCTGGCTGCGGGCGGCCTGCCGGATCTCGCTCTCCGCGACCCGGGCGGAACGTAGGGTCTGCTTCCGCAGCTGACCGTTCCGCAGCAGCATGGTCGGCCGGGCCTTCAACAGCTGCTGCGACGGCGGCCAGCGCACAGCCAGTAGTGCCGCGGCGTACTGCAACGCGACCAGCAGGGACAGGGCAAGAATCCCCTCCAGCAGCGAGACGTTCCGCGACAGCAGGATCGTCGCCAGCGTCGACCCCAACGCCACCGTGACGACGAAGTCGAAGGCGTTCAGCTTGGACAGCGTCCGCTTCCCGGACACCCGCAGGATCATCACCAGCGCCGGGTAGATGATCGCCGCGATCACGAGCAGGCGCACCAGATCGGCAGGGTTGTCCAAAACCATGACGATGACGTACCCAGACACCGGGACCTCAAAAGGCCGGCGGCGACTCCGCTGTCCACCAGCGTCCTGGCCCCACCGGCCGGATCGTCGGCTCGGTCACCCGGGCAGTTGGCGGAGCCGGTTGCTGACGTCGTGCACTCCGGGCGTGTGCCAGGCGACCGCACGAGCCTCGGCGCTCAACTCGGCCGAACTCACGGGGCCATCGAGGATCACCACCCGGTTCTGCACCTCGATGCAGATGCGTTCGCGGCGCAATGACGGATGTCGTTGCATACGCTCGGCCAACTGGCAAGCCAGCCGGCCGTCCTCGCTGGTGGGCTCGGCGTGGAACAACGCCGGCAGATCGTGCGGGAAGAACCAGGGATTGGTCATTGCCGACTCCTCGGGACGGGTCTGATCCAACTGCCCTACCCCGTACCTCCGCAGAAGAACACCCCGTACGACCAGGATTCCCGCCGACCCCGGTTACCGTCCCGCGACCGACGGCACTCCGACGTTCGGCGCCCGGGAGTCTTCTACTTCGCCGTGGTGGTGCTCGCCGCACTCCAGGCCAGCGGCAGCGAGCGGCTGCCCGATCTCCCGCTCGCTGTCTCCACCCCACCTACGACGCCCACCTGCCGGCGATCCGACGGCGTCTCCGGCCGGATGGGTAACGGCACCTCCACCGCAGCCTGAACAGGCAAAAGGGGCGAAACAAACCGTACGGCACACTTACGCCGCACAATCCGCATCCCGGCCGGGAGGGTACGGCCGGGTCAGTTCAGCGTCACGTCGGGCGGGAAGTGCGCCACCGCCGCCATCATCCCGCCCTGCCGGCGCAGCACCATCGGCCAGAGATCATCGGGGCGGTCCATGAACGCGTCGCCGGGCAGCGCGTCGAGCACGAACCAGGAGCCACCCGAGATCTCCCGCTCCAACTGCCCCGGCGACCACCCCGAGTAGCCGGCGAAGACCCGGATGCCGGTGACGGCATCCCGGAGCCGGTCCGGGTCCACCGACAGGTCGACCGTGCCGACCGCGCCGGAGACCTGGTGGATGCCCTTGACCCGCTGCACCGGGGTCCGCATCCGGGCGAGACAGATTGCCGACTCGGGCTGCACCGGGCCGCCCTCGAAGAGCACCGCGGGGTCACCGGCCAGCCCCGCCCACGGGCCGAGCACCTCGGCGACCGGGACCTCGGTGGCCCGGTTGAGCACCACCCCGAGCGCACCCCCGGGTTCGTGCGCGACCAGCAGCACCACGGTGCGGTCGAAGTTCGGATCCTTGAGGGATGGCGTCGCGACCAGCAACTGTCCGGTCATCGACTCCATGAACCGCCCCCCGATCGCCTGCCCCTCACCGTGCGCCCCAGCCACCCGCTACCCCACCCCCGGGACGTTTGTGGGTGCGTCCGGGACCCCGTGTGCAGTCAACGCCATGCCTGGCACCATAGCTTGCGTTCCGGGGGCTGGTTAAGGTCTGGATGGCCAGTGGGACAACGGACGTGAGCGCCTTTCGCGGCCCGCCGCCCGTCCCGTACGCGACGAACGAGGGGATGACCGGGTGCAGCCACGTGCGGAGCTCGCCGTCATTGGCGGTTCGGGTCTCTACGCCTTACTGGAGGGTGCCACGGAGCACACCGTCCAGACACCGTACGGACCGCCATCCGACCCGATCACGATCGCCGAGGTGGCCGGCCGCTCCGTCGCGTTCCTGCCGCGGCACGGCCGGGATCATCGGCACCCACCGCACCTGATCCCGTACCGGGCCAATGTCTGGGCGTTGCGGTCGGTGGGCGTACGCCAGATCCTGGCGCCGTGTGCGGTCGGTGGGTTGCGGCCGGAGTTGGGGCCGGGCACCTTCGTCGTGCCCGACCAGCTCATCGACCGCACCAGCGGGCGGGCGCAGACGTTCTACGACCGGGGTGCGGTGCACGTCTCGTTCGCCGATCCGTACTGCCCGACCGGGCGGGCCGGGCTGCTGGCGGCGGCCGAGGGGCGCGGCATCGGGGCGCGTGACGGCGGCACGATGGTGGTGGTCGAGGGGCCGCGTTTCTCCACCCGCGCGGAGTCGCGCTGGTACACCGCGATGGGCGGCTCGGTCATCAACATGACCGGCCACCCGGAGGCGGTCCTGGCCCGCGAGCTGGCCCTCTGCTACACCGCGATCGCGCTCGTCACCGACCTGGACGCGGGGGTGGAGAGCGGGCACGGGGTCACCCAGGAGGAGGTGTTCCGGGTGTTCGGTGAGAACACCGAGCGGCTGCGCGGGCTGCTGCTGGACGCGGTCGCCGGGCTGCCGGCCGAGCGGACCTGTCCCTGTCCACAGAGCCTGGACGGCATCACGCTGCCGTTCGACCTGCCCTGACAGCCGGCGGTCAGCCGTTGGTGAGGATCAGCACCTGGCCGGTGAGCGCGTCGAGGACCGGTCGTTCGCCGAGCGGTTCGTCGAGGGTGACGGTAACCGGTTCGATCAGGAGCTGGTCGGTGCAGACCTCGCTGGATCTGGTCACCGCGCCGCCGACCAGCACCACGTCGTCGCGTTCCTGCACCAGCGGGGTGATGTTCTCGTCGCAGGCGCCGACGCCCAGCCGGTAGGTCAGCTCGGCGCCGTCGACGGCGGTCAGGTCCTGCGCGGCCACCAGCTCCGGTTCGGCCGTCTCGGCCGGCGGTGACGGCTCGGGCACGGCGGTCACCGCGCTCGGCTCGACGGCCACCCGGGCCACCTGCGCGCCCAGTTCCTCGATCGTGAAGAGCCAGGCGGGGACGGTGGCCTCGCCGCGGCTGGTGCGGAGCGTGGTGCTGCCGAGTTCGATGGCGGTGACGGTGAGCGGTATGCAGGCGTCGGAGGTGCCCGAGCTGGTCGGGTCGTCGGGGCCGCCGGTGGGTGCCGGTGGCGGCGCCGCGGGGCGCCCCGGGCAGGGTGGTGGGTCGCCGTGGTCGATTTCCTGGTACGCCTGCGCGGCGCTCACCAGTGGCACGTCGAGGTTGCCGTCGGCGAATGTGATGGTGCCGTCGGTCGGCTGCTTCGTCGGTGGTCGGACCTGGTCGCGGTACCAGCCGGCGGCGAACGCCTGCTTGGTGGCGTCGGTGAACTGCGCGTCGTCGCCGACCACGGTCAGGTCCTGCAACGGGACGAACCCGGTCTGCCACGCCCCTTGGTCGGTCTTCTCCTGCCACGCTGCGGCGACCTGGTTGGCGCGCTGCTCGAACGCCTCCCGGTGGGGGTCGGGGGCGGCGGTGGAGCCGTCCGTGGCCTGACCCCCGCCTTGTGCACACGCGGCCAGCATCAAGATCACCGGGATACCCAACAGGGCGGAAAAGTGGCGCATGTCGGTCAGACGCCGCCGATGCTCCTCCGGTTCCCACCCGCCTCGGCGTAGTTTTCGGCCTGATAGAGAAAATCCCCGGAGCGGCTACCGCCGCTCCGGGGACCCACCAGTGGAGGTGCCGGGAATCGAACCCGGGTCCTTCGCCGTCTTGTCAGGACTTCTCCGAGCGCAGCTCGCTGTGTCTCTGCTCGGCCCCTCCGATCACGCGAGCGAGTCGGTGTGACGGGCCCAGTCGCTGATTAATCTCGCCGCACGGACCCCGCGACCGGGTCCGATTGGCCAGCCTCCTAGCTGATGCCGGCTAGCTGGGTCGAAGGCACTCCCAGGCCGACAGACTTGCTACCCGCCTCAGGCGGCGAGAGCGAAGTCAGCGCGATTCTGCTTGGCGCTTATTGTTTTCCGACGACCGATTCACGAGACGACGTCGGCTTCCTCGGCTCGCTTCCCCTGACGCAACGTACAAAGTCGAAACCAGTCACCCCCTCGACGGGACCGCCGGTGAGGCGGTCACCCCAAGCCTAACGCGTCCCGGCGCCGGAATCATTCCGGATACCGCCCGGCCGGCCGGCTAGTCCATCCCCTTGCTGCGCCGGCCGGCGGCCCGGCGGATCTCCCGCTCAGCGT from the Solwaraspora sp. WMMD1047 genome contains:
- a CDS encoding BON domain-containing protein, whose product is MTNPWFFPHDLPALFHAEPTSEDGRLACQLAERMQRHPSLRRERICIEVQNRVVILDGPVSSAELSAEARAVAWHTPGVHDVSNRLRQLPG
- a CDS encoding YqgE/AlgH family protein, with translation MESMTGQLLVATPSLKDPNFDRTVVLLVAHEPGGALGVVLNRATEVPVAEVLGPWAGLAGDPAVLFEGGPVQPESAICLARMRTPVQRVKGIHQVSGAVGTVDLSVDPDRLRDAVTGIRVFAGYSGWSPGQLEREISGGSWFVLDALPGDAFMDRPDDLWPMVLRRQGGMMAAVAHFPPDVTLN
- a CDS encoding YetF domain-containing protein; amino-acid sequence: MVLDNPADLVRLLVIAAIIYPALVMILRVSGKRTLSKLNAFDFVVTVALGSTLATILLSRNVSLLEGILALSLLVALQYAAALLAVRWPPSQQLLKARPTMLLRNGQLRKQTLRSARVAESEIRQAARSQGAGDLGDLAAVVLETDGSLSVITRSQLGDGSTLSDVRDEGR
- a CDS encoding ChaB family protein, which codes for MSDKHEQAEEMRDDVPSTIARSDDKAVRTYKKTLESAEESYGDGERAHRTAYASLKHTHEKIGDHWEPKEHKGPSDPQAEQGTPESARGQRDTAQGVDANASKAHLDDVARRVGVDQPENLNKDDEVRAIEKANARATARARRK
- a CDS encoding S-methyl-5'-thioadenosine phosphorylase, whose amino-acid sequence is MQPRAELAVIGGSGLYALLEGATEHTVQTPYGPPSDPITIAEVAGRSVAFLPRHGRDHRHPPHLIPYRANVWALRSVGVRQILAPCAVGGLRPELGPGTFVVPDQLIDRTSGRAQTFYDRGAVHVSFADPYCPTGRAGLLAAAEGRGIGARDGGTMVVVEGPRFSTRAESRWYTAMGGSVINMTGHPEAVLARELALCYTAIALVTDLDAGVESGHGVTQEEVFRVFGENTERLRGLLLDAVAGLPAERTCPCPQSLDGITLPFDLP
- a CDS encoding site-specific integrase, whose translation is MTVHRDPKRKTWYYVLDLPRGDDRKRRQKWCRGFSSETLAKRAEELARKQFGQAELAADGTVAAELLKWLEERELDVALTTLANYRHAVMKYVIPYLGARQLYDLDKRAINDLYRTLLKRGGRKGEGLSAETVRHVHRTLMKALKDLGVAVEGVRQPRPADRETHGRKGVWTAAQCATFLAHAAGDRLYAAWVLVVVCGMRRGEIAGLKWPKVDLDKRLIHIHWQRAVASGEVAGGIVEKEPKGKSKRSIFVGTALARVLSDHSDQQGKEIAAAGVAYQELGYVFCKEDGTPYHPKYFTDRFRALCLAAGVPVIVLHDGRHTSATVGADHGVPRHAMQKRLGHARATMTDEVYTHVLPESERRAAEIMEEAILGSPPAE